One Cucumis melo cultivar AY chromosome 8, USDA_Cmelo_AY_1.0, whole genome shotgun sequence genomic window, aaaaaaaaaatatctaacTGACATACCTCCTTTTAATCTCATATCTCCAACTTCTGTTCTTTCATTTATGATTTTTGCACTAATCCaaatctttaatttattttaaccCTATGTATGTTCAAATTGATTCACCCAAGCAATACATAAACACATAAAGTATCTACGCACGATCTCTTTATCCTTGAATTTATCAACAAAAACTTATGACAGTGTCAAACTTAACATAGATAAACCAAACACAATATTTTTACTATTAACCTCAACAATGTTAGAGGTTTGATTCTCTCATCTTACGTATTgttaaaaaagaggaaaaaacaaCAAACATCTGGATGGTTGTTTTGACAAAAATACCATTGGATTATGTAGTGGAATTCAACTGTACATCCCATAAGCTTTTATATCAATATATACTTTATAACACACAGTTACTTCTCATTAGTGAACTTTgatatttatagaaattaaGTAGGAATAAAATTCAATATGGAATGAGAAATCacaaattataaattttgaaactCAAGACAATACTTTGATATCTTAATAAATCAAGTTTGAACTCAAAAAGTGTAAATTATAAGTTAGAATATTCAAACAAGAGgattcaatttaaatttattgaaaCAGAAAGAGACAATAGGTTTAATTCTGATCAGATTTGAAGATATACATCAATTTACAAAAGCTGCTTAATTAAGGTGATATATAGTAGGCCTAGTCCATGAACAATGTTGATTTGGAAGCAAGATCATTTAATTTTTGTCCACAAATTGTAACTTAAAAAAGGCAAGAAGTTGAGTTTTGGGGGGCAGATTGTGTTCGACAATGGGGTGTTGAAGAAAGCGATGACACCATTGAGTTAGGCTTGGAAGGTTTTGCAATTCAGTGGTAAGTATTCGAACACCAAAAGCTTCATCCATGGCTCGACTCCAATGTGCTATGAAATTAGCAACAATGTCAACAAATCCCAATTTCTCTCCTCCAAAGAATTTCTTCCCTTTAAGCTCTTCTTCAAGTGCTCTTAACCCTTCGCTTACCTCACCTATTGCCTCTTCTCTATCCTTTCCTTCACTCGATCTCCTTGCTTTCATTAATGAAGGTAGCACCTGCCAATCTAATTATTACTCATCAAACAATAACAATTATCTAACACACATGTGTCTCTCGAAAACAGGAAACCAGAAAACACAAACCGTAAAATGGGCCCAAAAGACTGCCTTACCTTGTCATCCAAAAACTTGGCCCAAAAGAGAGCAAGAGCTTTGTGATAAGGATGTTGAGGCAAAATGGGATTGTCCTTCCAAATCTCATCTAAATGTATTGAAGAATAACAATGGACTCTGCTATGGGTTTTCCTCCATGGACAAGCACAGGAACCTTCTTGTAAACAGGGTTGAATTTGAGGATCAAAtcgctcttcttcttcttgtatATTTCTTCTTCAATGTAATCATACTGAATCCCTTTCAATTTCAAAGCCAATTCTAGACGATGGCTGAAAGGGCTGAACCATGCCCCAAATACCTCCACGTTTTCTCCCATTATTTGATCTCCTTTTCCTTTCAATTATTGCTTCCTATTAGCCTTacctttaatttatatatatgctCTGTTCTTTTAGTACCAACTCAACTCCTAAAGGGATCACTTTAATTTGATATTAAGAAACTAATTTTGTGGTCTATACGTTCGTTCAAGTCGTAAGCCAATGCGACATCAAAGTGTGTGGATATTCAAATTGGGTTTCTCTTACTTTTACAAACACATccactattattattttaagagTAATTCATGTTGGTTGGGTACTTCATCTCTTACTTTAATCTCCATTTTGTTGCCCaaagttttaaaatgttacatttttatctttatattattttaattttatttcatgATCTCTCAAtcaattttgtatttgataAATCAATATTGCTatgttaaaatataaatatatataacctAAATCTTAATAATCACGCTTTAGTTGGTAGCTTGGTTTCTAAAATTGGCTATTTGATTGGTTAAAACTTCAAACCTAAacatgaaaaattaattttggttCCATAAAAAAAGTTGGAGATGAGGCAAAAGAGTTTGTAGGTATTACAATTAATTGACCAAGTACATCAATTTTATGCTTTACCAAACTCTTTAGGATGTAGATTTCAAAGCTTTACAATTATTCAGATCTCACAGTTACACGCATTTTCCAAACACCATCTACCATGTATGTCACGTAAATCTTataacacatttttttttttaattattaaactTATTAGATGTAGTCGAATGTTCAAGTGATTTTTAAACacaaactaaaaatttaaatgatagTTAGATATCGTTTTAttgacaacattttttttaaacttgTAATTTATAACAAATCAACACATTGGATTGTTTCTCATATGCCTATCAATTTATTTTCTAGTATAAAATGAAAGGAGATGAGATTTAAACCACGGACTTAATTACCGTGCATGTTAAACCTATATTTATCGAATAAATTGATCCAAActtgaatccaataaattaaTCGTCGAGAGTTGtaaagtaagttattataaATCTTAAAGGCCAAGGAGTGAAAATTTCTAATTTTCATGGACAATGAGAAATTTGTAATTGTTGTATGTGAGTGATTGTTGTTGGAAGATGGATTCCATACAACCAAAGTTTGACAAATTTCATCCCAACAAAACTTCATAAATTTAGGGTCAATTAAGAATTGATAGGCTCTCCTAAACTAAAATTTGGAGACAAACGAGTAGCAAAGAGAAATATCACATCTCTTCAAATTGCCCATCTAATCACAAAGATAGAATTAAGCAAACGATTGATTATATGACTAATGACTTTATTTTAAtgataattataaaatataatgttctttttattttaatgatATATTTTCAGAAATGATATGTCCAACAATATCATCGTCAGACAGACACTTGGATTAGTTCTTGAACTTATTTAAACATTCCAATGAAATATCGATACCAAATTTTGGTTAAATCATCCTCTTTAGTTTTTAAAACTTCCAATTAGCTTTCATAAAGGCAACGATCTCAGTTTTTGGAGGGAGAATCTGGTTGACAATGGAATGGTTAACAACCTGATCACTCCATTTGATTAGGTTAGGGAAGTTATCAGTTGTAAGCAGCTGAAACCCAAAGCATTCTTCAATCGCAGGAATCCAACCAGCAATCACAGTCCCAACAATGTCCACAAACCCAATATCATCTCCTCCAAACAATTTATTGCTTTTTTCAATCTCTTTCTCAAGTGTTTCTAATGCTTCCCTTGCCTCTTTTATAGCCTTCTCTCTATCTTCTCCTCTGCTTCCAGCAGCCTTCACTACTGCAACCACGACCTAATTTTGAATAGAATAAGACCGTAGTTGAAACGCAATACATTCAATATAATAATGAAGATGGGAAGGGAGGTTTTTAcgtgaaaaaaagaaaaaattcccCTTGATGAGTTATGATAAATTTAACAACTTCTGCAATACCTTGTCGTCGATAAACTTAGCCCAGAATCTGGCAAGAGCTCTTTGGTGGGGATGATGGGGCAAGATGGGATAATTTtctttccagacatcatcaatGTATTCCAAAATCACAAGAGACTCTGCAATGGGTTTACCATGGTGGAGGAGAACAGGGACCTTCTTGTGAATTGGGTTGTATTTGAGAAGCAAATCACTCTTATTATGGGGCAAATCTTCTTCAAAGTATTGGTATTCTACGCCTTTGAGTTTGAGAGCTAGCTCCACTCTGCGACTAAAAGGACTTTCCCAGAAACCGAAGACTTGAACTTGTTCTGCCATATCTAAGATTGATTGGGATTGAGATTGAGATTGAGATTGGGATTGAGAGGGTGTTTGTATGGGAATGAAGTGGGTGTGTCGGGTTTAATTTAGATTAATATAAATAGAGGAATAAAAGGtaagaaaggtcaacctttgTTTGTTTGGATTTCTTGGAGAGGAGGCTAAGGGTGTCGTAGGCTGCTGCGTAAGCTATGTATTAGTTGgtcttcatttttctcaatcaCAAATACTTCGGTGTAAACTAATTAAGTTTTGCTACctcaaaatttctttttatgattTTCTCTTCATGTATGTAAGTGATGagaaaactcttttttttttctaagaaaaaatttctttttatgtgaTAAGGTTGAGAGTAAGGCATAAAGATAAGTGCATTTTTATTGTATACTTAAATATTCTTTTTAGATGTACtcttattactttttttttctttttatataatcAGGTGTGATACATAAAAATAATGACATGTTTtctatttgtaaatattttgattcgttcaaatatatttaaaaatagccCTTAACAAAACTATTGTTCTAAAGATCAAAATATTCCATAAGAGTACATTCTCAACCTTACCAAAAGGTTAGAGatttattttgttacataaCCCAGGTGGTGTATTGAAGATACAAAAGAAAGCAACAAATGTTCTAGTTGGTTGTTAAAACAACTTGCAAGTAGGCCACAAGGTTAGACTTTAGAGGCAAAACCTGTTTGACCACACTCTGGTTTACAATCTCTTCACTCCATTTTGTTAAATTTGGAAACTTTTTTGTTGTCAACACCTCAAATCCAAAAGCTTCTTCAATGGCTGGAATCCAATATGCAATCACAGTTCCAACAATGTCCACAAATCCAATTTTATTTCCTCCAAAAAACTTCTTGTTTTGAAGCTCTTTCTCAAGTGGTTCCAATGTCTCCTCTGTTTCTTCCAaacccttctctctctcttctcttttGCTGCTTTTTGCAGCCTTCAGTATAGCAGCCACAACCTATCAACATATGTAGACAATGCATTAAAGTAATCAATGATCAATCAAATGTACACAAATATTACTTACATACCTTGTCACCTATATACTTAGCCCAGAATCTTGCTTGAGCTCTTTCATAGGGATTTTGTTGAGGAAAGAAAGGATAAACTGAGTTCCAAACTTCATCGATGTATTCAAGAATTATAAGCGACTCTGAAATGGGGTTTCCGTTGTGAAGGAAAACAGGGACTTTCTTGTAAATTGGATTGTAATTCAAAAGAAAATCACTTTTGTTCTTCAAGTCTTCTTCGTTGTATTTATAATTTATGCCTTTGAGCTTCAAACCCAACTCCACTCTTCGGCTAAATGGACTCATCCATCCACCAAACAATTCCACTTCTTCCCCCATCGCCAtaaatattactaatttctctCTGATTGTTTCTAACAACAATGATAATACAAAAAGCTGTCTTTTTTGTGAATAATTTGGAATATGAGAACTATGGGAGGAAGATAAAGATGAGGTTTATTTATATACAGGAATTGGGAATTGGGTTGAAGAGGGAAAAGTGAATTTGATTTGTCCAAGAGAGTTAGTTGTTTAGTCTTTGGAAGTGTCCAGAAAATCTCAATTTTCTTGACCGGAAAGTTTAATGTTGTCGTAAGCCATTATGTAacacttttaaaatattttgaaacaaaataaggttgaatttatttgttaagcattatcgagaaaaacaataaaagaaagTTCGATTCAacaaagttgaaaaaataattttattttttttgtttggaaGGAAAAACATGTATTTAAAATTTAGGGGGTTAGGGTTAGTATGGTGGGtttaggttagcccaaccctaacacTTGTTTGGGCCCAAGATTAAGGAAACCCGGGTTTCCTTAACATAGTTTCATTCTCCCCTCAATCGGTCGAACTTTCCCGTCTTTTCGTCTTCAACCCGTGTTACGTTTTCCCCCTTAATCCGTGTTCATGCGAAAACGTTTTCCCCTTCGTTCTGTGGTCTGTCTCATCAAATCCCCTCAATGAAAACCTCTTTCGTTGTGTTCTCCCTCTTTCGTTGTGTGTTCTCCCTCAAGAAATCGATTTATGTTGTTTCGTTTTGTGTTCTCCCTCAACCCGTCTTTACGCCCAACGTCGATTCGTGTTCTTTCGTTGTCTGTTCTTCCTCACGAAATCCATTTCCATGAAGTTCGTCTAACGAACCTTTGTACTCCCTCATCAAACATGTTTTTTTTACTCCTTATTTCGTTATTTGTTCTTCCTCAATCCGTCTTCATGTAAATCGATTGTCCGTTGCGTTTTGCCGATTGGGAAAGATTTCGTGTAGTCGAATCTCTATTTACATCTCTCTCATCCATCTCTCTCACTCCCAAAAGTGTATGTCGTGTTTGTTGAAGCCAACCCTTCCACGACATTGGCTCCAAACACAAAAACCTTTTGGAATGTATGGTTTTGCCTCCAAATGCGTTTTGTTGAAGGCGATCGTCAAAAAAATCCTTGCCGCTCGAGGTTCCATTGTTGCGGTTGGGTGTTTCGCTTGCCTTGGCGTCATTCCTTCACTGATAAGATAGAAACTTTCACCCCACCATTGTCTGCCAATGGTTGCCGAtcgagcttggtagggaggtattagactcttttaaatccaatttcaaagccgatgatgagtttcATAATTTATACAAACTGATTTTGTTACACTTTTGTTTTCCATATATGTATGTAGCCcgatttgttgatttttttctactttaatTTGCCTATGCTGATGTATATGTTTGGATTGCATTCTGTCTTGTTGGTTTAGTTTTTCGTTAAAAAATGTATGTTGGCCTTCCATTATGTGTTATTTGTTTACTTTGTTTGGTTTACTTTGTTGCTTGTTGTTACTCGAGCATGGTAGGGAGTTACTTCTGTTTCTGTACTCTTTTTATGAAACACAGCTCATACTGAATTATTTTTGTCTTATCTTTTCATGTGTACTTGGCTACAAAATAGCTTTCAATATCTACTTTTGACTGTTGTTTGACTTATCTTCTAGCCTGCTTTTCCAAAGATTCCTCTGCCTTTTCTTGGTTGGGTCATTTATTTGGCATCCTTTGTCAATTTCAGATGAGTAGCAGTTGACGTTCGTTTAGGTTTGGCCATCCATTCCAAACTTAGAGATGAGAGCCTTTGCATATTTTTCTTGTGAAAAGAAAATTCCTGTCTTGTCTTGCTTAATCTGAAATCCTAGAAAGAGCGTCAGTTCACCAACCATACTCATTTTAAATTCTCGCTTCATCCGATCAACAAATTGTTCAACATATGCAGATGACGTCCCACCAAATATAATGTCGTCGACATAGATCTGACCTATCAGAAATTCAGTACCTTGTCGATATATGAACATAGTTTGATCTGCACTTCCTCGTTGGTATCCTTGTCGTAATAGATATGTGGAGAGTCTCTTATACCAGGCTCTGGGGGCTTGCTTGAGACCATATAGAGCCTTACGCAGCTTGTATACATAATTGCGATGCACCAGATCAACAAAACCTTTTGGCTGAGCAACATACACTTCCTCAGTTAAATATCCATTCAGAAAAGCACTCTTCACGTCCATTTGAAAGAGTTTGAACTTCCGAAAACAAGCATAACTCAGAAGTAATCGAATGACTTATAATCTAGCTACGGGCGCAAACATCTCGCCAAAATCTAAACCTTCAATCTGAGAGTACCCCTGTGCAACCAGTCTGGCTTTGTTTCGAATAACTCTCCCTTGTTCATCCGTTTTGTTCTTAAAGATCCATTTAGTTCCAATTATGTTCGCATGAGGTGGTTTTGGCACAGGATCCCATACCTGATTTCTTTCAAACGACAGTAGTTCCTCCTGCATTGCTAAGATCCAATGCTCATCAGTAAGTGCAGCAGTAACAGTTATGGGTTCCATGGTGGAT contains:
- the LOC103490830 gene encoding probable glutathione S-transferase produces the protein MAMGEEVELFGGWMSPFSRRVELGLKLKGINYKYNEEDLKNKSDFLLNYNPIYKKVPVFLHNGNPISESLIILEYIDEVWNSVYPFFPQQNPYERAQARFWAKYIGDKVVAAILKAAKSSKREEREKGLEETEETLEPLEKELQNKKFFGGNKIGFVDIVGTVIAYWIPAIEEAFGFEVLTTKKFPNLTKWSEEIVNQSVVKQVLPLKSNLVAYLQVVLTTN
- the LOC103490822 gene encoding glutathione S-transferase U8-like, which codes for MAEQVQVFGFWESPFSRRVELALKLKGVEYQYFEEDLPHNKSDLLLKYNPIHKKVPVLLHHGKPIAESLVILEYIDDVWKENYPILPHHPHQRALARFWAKFIDDKVVVAVVKAAGSRGEDREKAIKEAREALETLEKEIEKSNKLFGGDDIGFVDIVGTVIAGWIPAIEECFGFQLLTTDNFPNLIKWSDQVVNHSIVNQILPPKTEIVAFMKANWKF